Proteins encoded by one window of Flagellimonas lutaonensis:
- a CDS encoding DUF6702 family protein, producing MKILKSAPLVLTVLFLTSMTVAHKFYVSVTNVNYSEEEDALQITSRIFIDDLERVLEERYDVDPELATKKEADFADAYIEKYLRAKFSVLLDNKPVSFNFLGKRYDNDVIICYLEVLDVNLAERSSIAVQNEVLTDLFEEQQNVVHIKWMGKKKSFVLIKENNKGMLNL from the coding sequence ATGAAAATTTTGAAAAGTGCACCATTGGTGTTGACAGTACTGTTCTTGACCTCTATGACCGTGGCACACAAATTCTACGTCAGCGTCACCAATGTCAATTATTCCGAAGAAGAAGATGCACTACAGATAACCAGTCGCATCTTTATCGATGACCTAGAGCGTGTTTTAGAAGAGCGGTATGATGTAGATCCTGAGCTGGCCACAAAAAAGGAAGCAGATTTTGCCGATGCGTATATAGAAAAATACCTCAGGGCCAAGTTTTCTGTGTTATTGGACAACAAGCCGGTTTCCTTTAATTTCTTGGGGAAACGGTACGATAATGATGTTATTATCTGCTATTTGGAGGTACTGGATGTCAACCTTGCTGAACGGTCTTCCATTGCCGTGCAGAACGAGGTGCTTACCGATTTGTTTGAAGAACAGCAGAACGTGGTGCACATCAAATGGATGGGCAAAAAGAAGAGCTTTGTGCTCATCAAAGAGAATAATAAAGGAATGTTAAATTTGTGA